Proteins encoded within one genomic window of Calditrichota bacterium:
- a CDS encoding glycoside hydrolase family 31 protein, whose translation MRFFKTIAVGIFFVISVASVLADAPQVLRMGEYSLHITPAPFHIKMMRAGKTLFSESASENGRSSLFYETENGRQVLTGLKAVRTSNKHLFSASYFTSDHRTAEITVKKGTAGEFVISLSIQPSAGVKKCGEVLQAFPEEHYTGLMERVRGTNDRESWQPGIQTGLDLRGEKVSFFVRPTVAIYTPFYLSSKGYGLWVETTWPGAYDLAATNPEKTTFSFEGEGRLVYHIFPGPQPATILENYTALAGRPFLPPKWAFSTWRWRDDHANLDTLYDGTPYSGPINSQLYEDVAMMDSLDIPYGVYWVDRPWAKGPRGYSDFQWDPKRFPNAEKMIRWLHQKHKKFMLWIAPWVMGNMVDEGIARHYFMPGMDRYLHKKRPDRYALIDFTNPDAVRWWQSYLQKIIDQGVAGFKLDRSEEIVPASLQLRVHDGRTTREIHDIYPLLYVKATYEIIKKRRGKDFVLMPRAGYTGSAVYGTFWGGDTGNKQWGLRSAIINVQRASLMGFPIWGSDTGGYHKPTYREVLARWLAFSCFTPIMEVGPTDNRAPWSMRFAPHYDVELIAIWRMYAKLHTALMDYSLKYATEAHKTGHPLVRPLIYYFPEDAAAWKNWEEFFYGEDFLVKPIWRKNQTQTSVYLPRGEWVDYWNPSKTFSGPRTLSVDVPLYKMPIFVRKGARVPMLNLNDVYKQSLTLARKKPKLNGNPKLW comes from the coding sequence ATGAGATTTTTCAAAACCATCGCTGTTGGGATATTTTTCGTGATTTCGGTTGCCTCCGTTCTTGCAGACGCTCCACAGGTTCTTCGAATGGGCGAATATTCTCTCCATATCACACCTGCCCCTTTTCATATTAAAATGATGCGAGCCGGGAAAACCCTCTTTTCCGAATCGGCAAGTGAAAACGGACGTTCATCTCTTTTCTACGAAACGGAAAACGGAAGGCAGGTTCTGACGGGATTAAAAGCGGTTCGCACGTCCAACAAACACCTGTTTTCGGCTTCTTATTTCACCAGCGACCACCGAACGGCGGAGATTACCGTTAAAAAAGGGACGGCCGGAGAGTTTGTCATCAGCCTGAGCATTCAACCCTCTGCAGGTGTAAAAAAATGCGGCGAGGTGCTTCAGGCCTTTCCGGAGGAACATTACACCGGACTTATGGAGCGGGTGCGCGGCACAAATGACCGGGAATCCTGGCAGCCGGGCATTCAAACCGGTCTGGATTTACGGGGTGAGAAGGTGAGTTTTTTCGTGCGCCCCACCGTTGCGATTTACACCCCGTTTTACCTCTCATCAAAAGGCTATGGGCTTTGGGTGGAAACCACCTGGCCCGGTGCATACGATCTGGCGGCCACGAACCCGGAAAAAACCACATTCAGTTTTGAAGGAGAGGGCCGTCTTGTGTATCACATTTTCCCCGGCCCGCAGCCCGCAACGATTCTCGAAAACTACACGGCTCTGGCCGGACGGCCTTTTCTTCCCCCCAAATGGGCCTTTTCCACCTGGCGTTGGCGGGATGACCACGCCAATCTGGACACCCTTTACGACGGTACCCCCTACTCCGGCCCCATCAATTCCCAGCTTTACGAAGATGTGGCCATGATGGATTCCCTGGACATTCCATACGGAGTGTATTGGGTCGATCGTCCCTGGGCCAAAGGCCCCAGGGGCTACAGCGATTTTCAATGGGATCCCAAACGCTTTCCCAATGCCGAAAAAATGATTCGCTGGCTTCACCAAAAACATAAAAAATTCATGCTCTGGATTGCTCCCTGGGTGATGGGCAACATGGTCGATGAGGGTATCGCCCGGCATTATTTCATGCCCGGGATGGATCGGTATCTCCACAAAAAACGACCGGATCGTTACGCGTTGATTGATTTCACCAATCCGGACGCCGTGCGCTGGTGGCAGAGCTATCTTCAAAAAATAATCGACCAGGGTGTGGCCGGATTTAAACTGGATCGCTCGGAAGAAATTGTTCCGGCTTCCCTCCAATTGAGGGTTCACGACGGGCGGACGACCCGGGAAATTCACGACATCTATCCCCTGCTTTATGTGAAGGCCACCTACGAAATCATTAAAAAACGGCGGGGAAAGGACTTTGTTTTGATGCCCCGGGCGGGCTACACCGGCAGTGCCGTTTATGGTACCTTCTGGGGTGGAGATACCGGCAACAAGCAATGGGGACTGCGTTCGGCCATTATTAATGTGCAGCGCGCCTCTCTGATGGGATTTCCTATCTGGGGCTCAGATACGGGCGGCTACCATAAACCCACGTACCGGGAGGTTCTGGCCCGCTGGCTGGCATTCAGCTGTTTCACCCCTATCATGGAAGTGGGTCCCACAGACAACCGCGCCCCCTGGAGTATGCGCTTTGCCCCCCACTACGACGTGGAGTTGATCGCCATCTGGCGGATGTACGCAAAACTGCACACGGCCCTCATGGATTATTCCTTAAAATATGCGACAGAAGCCCACAAAACCGGCCACCCGCTGGTTCGCCCTCTCATCTATTATTTTCCGGAAGATGCCGCCGCCTGGAAAAACTGGGAAGAATTTTTTTACGGAGAGGATTTTCTGGTGAAACCCATCTGGCGCAAGAATCAAACACAGACGAGCGTCTATTTACCCAGGGGAGAGTGGGTGGATTACTGGAACCCCTCAAAGACGTTCTCGGGGCCGCGGACACTTTCCGTTGACGTTCCCCTGTACAAAATGCCTATTTTTGTCCGAAAAGGGGCGCGGGTTCCCATGCTGAACTTAAACGACGTGTACAAACAATCCTTAACCCTCGCCAGGAAAAAACCTAAATTGAACGGAAACCCCAAATTATGGTAA